One window of Corvus moneduloides isolate bCorMon1 chromosome 13, bCorMon1.pri, whole genome shotgun sequence genomic DNA carries:
- the PARP6 gene encoding protein mono-ADP-ribosyltransferase PARP6 isoform X2 — MDLKGQYWTDDDSDGDNESEEFLYGVQGTCAADLYRHPQLDADIEAVKEIYSENAVAVREYGTIDDVDIDLHVNISFLDEEVATAWKVLRTEPIVLRLRFSLSQYLDGPEPSIEVFQPSNKEGFGLGLQLKKILGMFTSQQWKHLSNDFLKTQQEKRHSWFKTSGTIKKFRAGLSIFSPIPKSPSFPVIQDSVLKGKLGIPEPRVNRLMNRSVSCMVKNPKVEVFGYPPASTQAGVAPFNILVGGHCKNIPTLEYGFLVQIMKYAEQRIPTLNEYCVVCDEQHVFQNGSMLKPAVCTRELCVFSFYTLGVMSGAAEEVATGAEVVDLLVAMCRAALESPRKSIIFEPYPSVVDPNDPKTLAFNPKKKNYERLQKALDSVMSIREMTQGSYLEIKKQMDKLDPLAHPLLQWIISSNRSHIVKLPLSRQLKFMHTSHQFLLLSSPPAKEARFRTAKKLYGSTFAFHGSHIENWHSILRNGLVNASYTKLQLHGAAYGKGIYLSPISSISFGYSGMGKGQHRMPSKDELVQRYNRMNTIPQTRSIQSRFLQSRNLNCIALCEVITSKDLQKHGNIWVCPVSDHVCTRFFFVYEDGQVGDANINTQDPKIQKEIMRVIGTQVYTN; from the exons ATG GACCTCAAGGGCCAGTACTGGACGGACGATGACTCCGACGGGGACAATGAGTCTGAGGAGTTCCTCTATGGCGTCCAG GGGACCTGCGCCGCCGACCTGTACCGGCACCCACAGCTGGACGCCGACATCGAGGCGGTGAAGGAGATCTACAGCGAGAATGCCGTGGCCGTCAG GGAGTACGGGACCATCGATGACGTGGACATCGACCTCCACGTGAACATCAGCTTCCTCGAT GAGGAGGTGGCGACGGCGTGGAAGGTGCTGCGGACGGAGCCCATCGTCCTCCGCCTGCgcttctccctctcccagtACCTCGATGGCCCCG AACCGTCCATCGAGGTTTTCCAGCCGTCCAACAAGGAGGGCTTCGGGCTGGGTCTGCAGCTGAAGAA GATCCTGGGCATGTTCACATCCCAGCAATGGAAACACCTCAGCAACGATTTCCTCAAGACCCAGCAGGAGAAGCGGCACAGTTGGTTCAAGACGAGCGGCACCATCAAGAAGTTCCGTGCTGGCCTCAGCATCTTCTCGCCCATCCCCAA GTCTCCCAGCTTCCCTGTTATCCAGGATTCAGTGCTGAAGGGCAAACTGGGCATCCCTGAACCTCGTGTGAACCGCCTGATGAACCGCTCCGTGTCCTGCATGGTGAAGAATCCCAAGGTGGAAGTTTTTGGCTACCCGCCCGCCAGCACCCAGGCAGGTGTTGCCCCCTTCAACATCCTG GTCGGCGGCCACTGCAAGAACATCCCCACGCTGGAGTACGGCTTCCTCGTCCAG ATCATGAAGTACGCGGAGCAGCGGATCCCGACGCTCAATGAGTACTGCGTGGTGTGTGACGAGCAGCACGTCTTCCAGAACGGCTCCATGCTCAAG CCGGCTGTGTGCACCCGGGAGCTCTGCGTCTTCTCCTTCTACACCCTGGGCGTCATGTCCGGCGCGGCCGAGGAGGTGGCCACGGGTGCTGAG GTGGTGGACCTGCTGGTGGCCATGTGCCGTGCTGCCCTCGAGTCCCCTCGCAAGAGCATCATCTTCGAGCCTTACCCCTCTGTGGTGGACCCCAACGACCCCAAAACTCTGGCCTTTAACCCCAAG AAGAAGAACTACGAGCGGCTGCAGAAGGCCCTGGACAGTGTGATGTCCATCCGGGAGATGACCCAG GGGTCCTACCTGGAGATCAAGAAGCAGATGGACAAGCTGGACCCCCTGGCGCATCCCCTCCTGCAGTG gATAATCTCCAGCAACAGATCCCACATTGTCAAGCTGCCTCTCAGCAGG CAGCTGAAGTTCATGCACACCTCCCACCAGTTCCTCCTGCTCAGCAGCCCCCCAGCCAAGGAAGCCCGGTTCCGCACAGCCAAGAAACTCTACGGCAGCACCTTCGCTTTCCA TGGCTCTCACATTGAGAACTGGCATTCCATCCTCCGCAATGGGCTGGTCAACGCCTCCTACACCAAACTGCAG CTGCATGGAGCAGCCTATGGCAAGGGCATCTATCTGAGCCCCATCTCCAGTATTTCCTTTGGATACTCAG GAATGGGGAAAGGGCAGCACCGGATGCCATCGAAGGATGAGCTGGTGCAGCGGTACAACCGGATGAACACCATCCCCCAG ACCCGCTCCATCCAGTCCCGCTTCCTCCAGAGCCGCAATCTGAACTGCATCGCGCTTTGCGAAG tGATCACCTCCAAGGACCTGCAGAAACACGGCAACATCTGGGTCTGCCCTGTCTCGGACCACGTCTGCACACGCTTCTTCTTTGT GTACGAAGACGGCCAAGTGGGAGACGCCAATATCAATACTcaggaccccaaaatccagaaGGAGATCATGCGTGTGATCGGGACTCAGGTGTACACAAACTga
- the PARP6 gene encoding protein mono-ADP-ribosyltransferase PARP6 isoform X5, whose product MDLKGQYWTDDDSDGDNESEEFLYGVQGTCAADLYRHPQLDADIEAVKEIYSENAVAVREYGTIDDVDIDLHVNISFLDEEVATAWKVLRTEPIVLRLRFSLSQYLDGPEPSIEVFQPSNKEGFGLGLQLKKILGMFTSQQWKHLSNDFLKTQQEKRHSWFKTSGTIKKFRAGLSIFSPIPKSPSFPVIQDSVLKGKLGIPEPRVNRLMNRSVSCMVKNPKVEVFGYPPASTQVGGHCKNIPTLEYGFLVQIMKYAEQRIPTLNEYCVVCDEQHVFQNGSMLKPAVCTRELCVFSFYTLGVMSGAAEEVATGAEVVDLLVAMCRAALESPRKSIIFEPYPSVVDPNDPKTLAFNPKKKNYERLQKALDSVMSIREMTQGSYLEIKKQMDKLDPLAHPLLQWIISSNRSHIVKLPLSRLKFMHTSHQFLLLSSPPAKEARFRTAKKLYGSTFAFHGSHIENWHSILRNGLVNASYTKLQLHGAAYGKGIYLSPISSISFGYSGMGKGQHRMPSKDELVQRYNRMNTIPQTRSIQSRFLQSRNLNCIALCEVITSKDLQKHGNIWVCPVSDHVCTRFFFVYEDGQVGDANINTQDPKIQKEIMRVIGTQVYTN is encoded by the exons ATG GACCTCAAGGGCCAGTACTGGACGGACGATGACTCCGACGGGGACAATGAGTCTGAGGAGTTCCTCTATGGCGTCCAG GGGACCTGCGCCGCCGACCTGTACCGGCACCCACAGCTGGACGCCGACATCGAGGCGGTGAAGGAGATCTACAGCGAGAATGCCGTGGCCGTCAG GGAGTACGGGACCATCGATGACGTGGACATCGACCTCCACGTGAACATCAGCTTCCTCGAT GAGGAGGTGGCGACGGCGTGGAAGGTGCTGCGGACGGAGCCCATCGTCCTCCGCCTGCgcttctccctctcccagtACCTCGATGGCCCCG AACCGTCCATCGAGGTTTTCCAGCCGTCCAACAAGGAGGGCTTCGGGCTGGGTCTGCAGCTGAAGAA GATCCTGGGCATGTTCACATCCCAGCAATGGAAACACCTCAGCAACGATTTCCTCAAGACCCAGCAGGAGAAGCGGCACAGTTGGTTCAAGACGAGCGGCACCATCAAGAAGTTCCGTGCTGGCCTCAGCATCTTCTCGCCCATCCCCAA GTCTCCCAGCTTCCCTGTTATCCAGGATTCAGTGCTGAAGGGCAAACTGGGCATCCCTGAACCTCGTGTGAACCGCCTGATGAACCGCTCCGTGTCCTGCATGGTGAAGAATCCCAAGGTGGAAGTTTTTGGCTACCCGCCCGCCAGCACCCAG GTCGGCGGCCACTGCAAGAACATCCCCACGCTGGAGTACGGCTTCCTCGTCCAG ATCATGAAGTACGCGGAGCAGCGGATCCCGACGCTCAATGAGTACTGCGTGGTGTGTGACGAGCAGCACGTCTTCCAGAACGGCTCCATGCTCAAG CCGGCTGTGTGCACCCGGGAGCTCTGCGTCTTCTCCTTCTACACCCTGGGCGTCATGTCCGGCGCGGCCGAGGAGGTGGCCACGGGTGCTGAG GTGGTGGACCTGCTGGTGGCCATGTGCCGTGCTGCCCTCGAGTCCCCTCGCAAGAGCATCATCTTCGAGCCTTACCCCTCTGTGGTGGACCCCAACGACCCCAAAACTCTGGCCTTTAACCCCAAG AAGAAGAACTACGAGCGGCTGCAGAAGGCCCTGGACAGTGTGATGTCCATCCGGGAGATGACCCAG GGGTCCTACCTGGAGATCAAGAAGCAGATGGACAAGCTGGACCCCCTGGCGCATCCCCTCCTGCAGTG gATAATCTCCAGCAACAGATCCCACATTGTCAAGCTGCCTCTCAGCAGG CTGAAGTTCATGCACACCTCCCACCAGTTCCTCCTGCTCAGCAGCCCCCCAGCCAAGGAAGCCCGGTTCCGCACAGCCAAGAAACTCTACGGCAGCACCTTCGCTTTCCA TGGCTCTCACATTGAGAACTGGCATTCCATCCTCCGCAATGGGCTGGTCAACGCCTCCTACACCAAACTGCAG CTGCATGGAGCAGCCTATGGCAAGGGCATCTATCTGAGCCCCATCTCCAGTATTTCCTTTGGATACTCAG GAATGGGGAAAGGGCAGCACCGGATGCCATCGAAGGATGAGCTGGTGCAGCGGTACAACCGGATGAACACCATCCCCCAG ACCCGCTCCATCCAGTCCCGCTTCCTCCAGAGCCGCAATCTGAACTGCATCGCGCTTTGCGAAG tGATCACCTCCAAGGACCTGCAGAAACACGGCAACATCTGGGTCTGCCCTGTCTCGGACCACGTCTGCACACGCTTCTTCTTTGT GTACGAAGACGGCCAAGTGGGAGACGCCAATATCAATACTcaggaccccaaaatccagaaGGAGATCATGCGTGTGATCGGGACTCAGGTGTACACAAACTga
- the PARP6 gene encoding protein mono-ADP-ribosyltransferase PARP6 isoform X1, whose protein sequence is MCSPNPLPNPLPHPCCLPTLCPQDLKGQYWTDDDSDGDNESEEFLYGVQGTCAADLYRHPQLDADIEAVKEIYSENAVAVREYGTIDDVDIDLHVNISFLDEEVATAWKVLRTEPIVLRLRFSLSQYLDGPEPSIEVFQPSNKEGFGLGLQLKKILGMFTSQQWKHLSNDFLKTQQEKRHSWFKTSGTIKKFRAGLSIFSPIPKSPSFPVIQDSVLKGKLGIPEPRVNRLMNRSVSCMVKNPKVEVFGYPPASTQAGVAPFNILVGGHCKNIPTLEYGFLVQIMKYAEQRIPTLNEYCVVCDEQHVFQNGSMLKPAVCTRELCVFSFYTLGVMSGAAEEVATGAEVVDLLVAMCRAALESPRKSIIFEPYPSVVDPNDPKTLAFNPKKKNYERLQKALDSVMSIREMTQGSYLEIKKQMDKLDPLAHPLLQWIISSNRSHIVKLPLSRQLKFMHTSHQFLLLSSPPAKEARFRTAKKLYGSTFAFHGSHIENWHSILRNGLVNASYTKLQLHGAAYGKGIYLSPISSISFGYSGMGKGQHRMPSKDELVQRYNRMNTIPQTRSIQSRFLQSRNLNCIALCEVITSKDLQKHGNIWVCPVSDHVCTRFFFVYEDGQVGDANINTQDPKIQKEIMRVIGTQVYTN, encoded by the exons ATGTGCTCCCCCAATCCACTTCCCAAccctctcccccatccctgctgcctcccaacCCTCTGCCCCCAGGACCTCAAGGGCCAGTACTGGACGGACGATGACTCCGACGGGGACAATGAGTCTGAGGAGTTCCTCTATGGCGTCCAG GGGACCTGCGCCGCCGACCTGTACCGGCACCCACAGCTGGACGCCGACATCGAGGCGGTGAAGGAGATCTACAGCGAGAATGCCGTGGCCGTCAG GGAGTACGGGACCATCGATGACGTGGACATCGACCTCCACGTGAACATCAGCTTCCTCGAT GAGGAGGTGGCGACGGCGTGGAAGGTGCTGCGGACGGAGCCCATCGTCCTCCGCCTGCgcttctccctctcccagtACCTCGATGGCCCCG AACCGTCCATCGAGGTTTTCCAGCCGTCCAACAAGGAGGGCTTCGGGCTGGGTCTGCAGCTGAAGAA GATCCTGGGCATGTTCACATCCCAGCAATGGAAACACCTCAGCAACGATTTCCTCAAGACCCAGCAGGAGAAGCGGCACAGTTGGTTCAAGACGAGCGGCACCATCAAGAAGTTCCGTGCTGGCCTCAGCATCTTCTCGCCCATCCCCAA GTCTCCCAGCTTCCCTGTTATCCAGGATTCAGTGCTGAAGGGCAAACTGGGCATCCCTGAACCTCGTGTGAACCGCCTGATGAACCGCTCCGTGTCCTGCATGGTGAAGAATCCCAAGGTGGAAGTTTTTGGCTACCCGCCCGCCAGCACCCAGGCAGGTGTTGCCCCCTTCAACATCCTG GTCGGCGGCCACTGCAAGAACATCCCCACGCTGGAGTACGGCTTCCTCGTCCAG ATCATGAAGTACGCGGAGCAGCGGATCCCGACGCTCAATGAGTACTGCGTGGTGTGTGACGAGCAGCACGTCTTCCAGAACGGCTCCATGCTCAAG CCGGCTGTGTGCACCCGGGAGCTCTGCGTCTTCTCCTTCTACACCCTGGGCGTCATGTCCGGCGCGGCCGAGGAGGTGGCCACGGGTGCTGAG GTGGTGGACCTGCTGGTGGCCATGTGCCGTGCTGCCCTCGAGTCCCCTCGCAAGAGCATCATCTTCGAGCCTTACCCCTCTGTGGTGGACCCCAACGACCCCAAAACTCTGGCCTTTAACCCCAAG AAGAAGAACTACGAGCGGCTGCAGAAGGCCCTGGACAGTGTGATGTCCATCCGGGAGATGACCCAG GGGTCCTACCTGGAGATCAAGAAGCAGATGGACAAGCTGGACCCCCTGGCGCATCCCCTCCTGCAGTG gATAATCTCCAGCAACAGATCCCACATTGTCAAGCTGCCTCTCAGCAGG CAGCTGAAGTTCATGCACACCTCCCACCAGTTCCTCCTGCTCAGCAGCCCCCCAGCCAAGGAAGCCCGGTTCCGCACAGCCAAGAAACTCTACGGCAGCACCTTCGCTTTCCA TGGCTCTCACATTGAGAACTGGCATTCCATCCTCCGCAATGGGCTGGTCAACGCCTCCTACACCAAACTGCAG CTGCATGGAGCAGCCTATGGCAAGGGCATCTATCTGAGCCCCATCTCCAGTATTTCCTTTGGATACTCAG GAATGGGGAAAGGGCAGCACCGGATGCCATCGAAGGATGAGCTGGTGCAGCGGTACAACCGGATGAACACCATCCCCCAG ACCCGCTCCATCCAGTCCCGCTTCCTCCAGAGCCGCAATCTGAACTGCATCGCGCTTTGCGAAG tGATCACCTCCAAGGACCTGCAGAAACACGGCAACATCTGGGTCTGCCCTGTCTCGGACCACGTCTGCACACGCTTCTTCTTTGT GTACGAAGACGGCCAAGTGGGAGACGCCAATATCAATACTcaggaccccaaaatccagaaGGAGATCATGCGTGTGATCGGGACTCAGGTGTACACAAACTga
- the PARP6 gene encoding protein mono-ADP-ribosyltransferase PARP6 isoform X4, with protein sequence MDLKGQYWTDDDSDGDNESEEFLYGVQGTCAADLYRHPQLDADIEAVKEIYSENAVAVREYGTIDDVDIDLHVNISFLDEEVATAWKVLRTEPIVLRLRFSLSQYLDGPEPSIEVFQPSNKEGFGLGLQLKKILGMFTSQQWKHLSNDFLKTQQEKRHSWFKTSGTIKKFRAGLSIFSPIPKSPSFPVIQDSVLKGKLGIPEPRVNRLMNRSVSCMVKNPKVEVFGYPPASTQVGGHCKNIPTLEYGFLVQIMKYAEQRIPTLNEYCVVCDEQHVFQNGSMLKPAVCTRELCVFSFYTLGVMSGAAEEVATGAEVVDLLVAMCRAALESPRKSIIFEPYPSVVDPNDPKTLAFNPKKKNYERLQKALDSVMSIREMTQGSYLEIKKQMDKLDPLAHPLLQWIISSNRSHIVKLPLSRQLKFMHTSHQFLLLSSPPAKEARFRTAKKLYGSTFAFHGSHIENWHSILRNGLVNASYTKLQLHGAAYGKGIYLSPISSISFGYSGMGKGQHRMPSKDELVQRYNRMNTIPQTRSIQSRFLQSRNLNCIALCEVITSKDLQKHGNIWVCPVSDHVCTRFFFVYEDGQVGDANINTQDPKIQKEIMRVIGTQVYTN encoded by the exons ATG GACCTCAAGGGCCAGTACTGGACGGACGATGACTCCGACGGGGACAATGAGTCTGAGGAGTTCCTCTATGGCGTCCAG GGGACCTGCGCCGCCGACCTGTACCGGCACCCACAGCTGGACGCCGACATCGAGGCGGTGAAGGAGATCTACAGCGAGAATGCCGTGGCCGTCAG GGAGTACGGGACCATCGATGACGTGGACATCGACCTCCACGTGAACATCAGCTTCCTCGAT GAGGAGGTGGCGACGGCGTGGAAGGTGCTGCGGACGGAGCCCATCGTCCTCCGCCTGCgcttctccctctcccagtACCTCGATGGCCCCG AACCGTCCATCGAGGTTTTCCAGCCGTCCAACAAGGAGGGCTTCGGGCTGGGTCTGCAGCTGAAGAA GATCCTGGGCATGTTCACATCCCAGCAATGGAAACACCTCAGCAACGATTTCCTCAAGACCCAGCAGGAGAAGCGGCACAGTTGGTTCAAGACGAGCGGCACCATCAAGAAGTTCCGTGCTGGCCTCAGCATCTTCTCGCCCATCCCCAA GTCTCCCAGCTTCCCTGTTATCCAGGATTCAGTGCTGAAGGGCAAACTGGGCATCCCTGAACCTCGTGTGAACCGCCTGATGAACCGCTCCGTGTCCTGCATGGTGAAGAATCCCAAGGTGGAAGTTTTTGGCTACCCGCCCGCCAGCACCCAG GTCGGCGGCCACTGCAAGAACATCCCCACGCTGGAGTACGGCTTCCTCGTCCAG ATCATGAAGTACGCGGAGCAGCGGATCCCGACGCTCAATGAGTACTGCGTGGTGTGTGACGAGCAGCACGTCTTCCAGAACGGCTCCATGCTCAAG CCGGCTGTGTGCACCCGGGAGCTCTGCGTCTTCTCCTTCTACACCCTGGGCGTCATGTCCGGCGCGGCCGAGGAGGTGGCCACGGGTGCTGAG GTGGTGGACCTGCTGGTGGCCATGTGCCGTGCTGCCCTCGAGTCCCCTCGCAAGAGCATCATCTTCGAGCCTTACCCCTCTGTGGTGGACCCCAACGACCCCAAAACTCTGGCCTTTAACCCCAAG AAGAAGAACTACGAGCGGCTGCAGAAGGCCCTGGACAGTGTGATGTCCATCCGGGAGATGACCCAG GGGTCCTACCTGGAGATCAAGAAGCAGATGGACAAGCTGGACCCCCTGGCGCATCCCCTCCTGCAGTG gATAATCTCCAGCAACAGATCCCACATTGTCAAGCTGCCTCTCAGCAGG CAGCTGAAGTTCATGCACACCTCCCACCAGTTCCTCCTGCTCAGCAGCCCCCCAGCCAAGGAAGCCCGGTTCCGCACAGCCAAGAAACTCTACGGCAGCACCTTCGCTTTCCA TGGCTCTCACATTGAGAACTGGCATTCCATCCTCCGCAATGGGCTGGTCAACGCCTCCTACACCAAACTGCAG CTGCATGGAGCAGCCTATGGCAAGGGCATCTATCTGAGCCCCATCTCCAGTATTTCCTTTGGATACTCAG GAATGGGGAAAGGGCAGCACCGGATGCCATCGAAGGATGAGCTGGTGCAGCGGTACAACCGGATGAACACCATCCCCCAG ACCCGCTCCATCCAGTCCCGCTTCCTCCAGAGCCGCAATCTGAACTGCATCGCGCTTTGCGAAG tGATCACCTCCAAGGACCTGCAGAAACACGGCAACATCTGGGTCTGCCCTGTCTCGGACCACGTCTGCACACGCTTCTTCTTTGT GTACGAAGACGGCCAAGTGGGAGACGCCAATATCAATACTcaggaccccaaaatccagaaGGAGATCATGCGTGTGATCGGGACTCAGGTGTACACAAACTga
- the PARP6 gene encoding protein mono-ADP-ribosyltransferase PARP6 isoform X3, giving the protein MDLKGQYWTDDDSDGDNESEEFLYGVQGTCAADLYRHPQLDADIEAVKEIYSENAVAVREYGTIDDVDIDLHVNISFLDEEVATAWKVLRTEPIVLRLRFSLSQYLDGPEPSIEVFQPSNKEGFGLGLQLKKILGMFTSQQWKHLSNDFLKTQQEKRHSWFKTSGTIKKFRAGLSIFSPIPKSPSFPVIQDSVLKGKLGIPEPRVNRLMNRSVSCMVKNPKVEVFGYPPASTQAGVAPFNILVGGHCKNIPTLEYGFLVQIMKYAEQRIPTLNEYCVVCDEQHVFQNGSMLKPAVCTRELCVFSFYTLGVMSGAAEEVATGAEVVDLLVAMCRAALESPRKSIIFEPYPSVVDPNDPKTLAFNPKKKNYERLQKALDSVMSIREMTQGSYLEIKKQMDKLDPLAHPLLQWIISSNRSHIVKLPLSRLKFMHTSHQFLLLSSPPAKEARFRTAKKLYGSTFAFHGSHIENWHSILRNGLVNASYTKLQLHGAAYGKGIYLSPISSISFGYSGMGKGQHRMPSKDELVQRYNRMNTIPQTRSIQSRFLQSRNLNCIALCEVITSKDLQKHGNIWVCPVSDHVCTRFFFVYEDGQVGDANINTQDPKIQKEIMRVIGTQVYTN; this is encoded by the exons ATG GACCTCAAGGGCCAGTACTGGACGGACGATGACTCCGACGGGGACAATGAGTCTGAGGAGTTCCTCTATGGCGTCCAG GGGACCTGCGCCGCCGACCTGTACCGGCACCCACAGCTGGACGCCGACATCGAGGCGGTGAAGGAGATCTACAGCGAGAATGCCGTGGCCGTCAG GGAGTACGGGACCATCGATGACGTGGACATCGACCTCCACGTGAACATCAGCTTCCTCGAT GAGGAGGTGGCGACGGCGTGGAAGGTGCTGCGGACGGAGCCCATCGTCCTCCGCCTGCgcttctccctctcccagtACCTCGATGGCCCCG AACCGTCCATCGAGGTTTTCCAGCCGTCCAACAAGGAGGGCTTCGGGCTGGGTCTGCAGCTGAAGAA GATCCTGGGCATGTTCACATCCCAGCAATGGAAACACCTCAGCAACGATTTCCTCAAGACCCAGCAGGAGAAGCGGCACAGTTGGTTCAAGACGAGCGGCACCATCAAGAAGTTCCGTGCTGGCCTCAGCATCTTCTCGCCCATCCCCAA GTCTCCCAGCTTCCCTGTTATCCAGGATTCAGTGCTGAAGGGCAAACTGGGCATCCCTGAACCTCGTGTGAACCGCCTGATGAACCGCTCCGTGTCCTGCATGGTGAAGAATCCCAAGGTGGAAGTTTTTGGCTACCCGCCCGCCAGCACCCAGGCAGGTGTTGCCCCCTTCAACATCCTG GTCGGCGGCCACTGCAAGAACATCCCCACGCTGGAGTACGGCTTCCTCGTCCAG ATCATGAAGTACGCGGAGCAGCGGATCCCGACGCTCAATGAGTACTGCGTGGTGTGTGACGAGCAGCACGTCTTCCAGAACGGCTCCATGCTCAAG CCGGCTGTGTGCACCCGGGAGCTCTGCGTCTTCTCCTTCTACACCCTGGGCGTCATGTCCGGCGCGGCCGAGGAGGTGGCCACGGGTGCTGAG GTGGTGGACCTGCTGGTGGCCATGTGCCGTGCTGCCCTCGAGTCCCCTCGCAAGAGCATCATCTTCGAGCCTTACCCCTCTGTGGTGGACCCCAACGACCCCAAAACTCTGGCCTTTAACCCCAAG AAGAAGAACTACGAGCGGCTGCAGAAGGCCCTGGACAGTGTGATGTCCATCCGGGAGATGACCCAG GGGTCCTACCTGGAGATCAAGAAGCAGATGGACAAGCTGGACCCCCTGGCGCATCCCCTCCTGCAGTG gATAATCTCCAGCAACAGATCCCACATTGTCAAGCTGCCTCTCAGCAGG CTGAAGTTCATGCACACCTCCCACCAGTTCCTCCTGCTCAGCAGCCCCCCAGCCAAGGAAGCCCGGTTCCGCACAGCCAAGAAACTCTACGGCAGCACCTTCGCTTTCCA TGGCTCTCACATTGAGAACTGGCATTCCATCCTCCGCAATGGGCTGGTCAACGCCTCCTACACCAAACTGCAG CTGCATGGAGCAGCCTATGGCAAGGGCATCTATCTGAGCCCCATCTCCAGTATTTCCTTTGGATACTCAG GAATGGGGAAAGGGCAGCACCGGATGCCATCGAAGGATGAGCTGGTGCAGCGGTACAACCGGATGAACACCATCCCCCAG ACCCGCTCCATCCAGTCCCGCTTCCTCCAGAGCCGCAATCTGAACTGCATCGCGCTTTGCGAAG tGATCACCTCCAAGGACCTGCAGAAACACGGCAACATCTGGGTCTGCCCTGTCTCGGACCACGTCTGCACACGCTTCTTCTTTGT GTACGAAGACGGCCAAGTGGGAGACGCCAATATCAATACTcaggaccccaaaatccagaaGGAGATCATGCGTGTGATCGGGACTCAGGTGTACACAAACTga